A genome region from Pan troglodytes isolate AG18354 chromosome 3, NHGRI_mPanTro3-v2.0_pri, whole genome shotgun sequence includes the following:
- the LOC461056 gene encoding alpha-L-iduronidase isoform X2: MWAPSLTAASSRSGPTGCWSLSPPGPPAASLLPDCHERIPVPEPLHWRCHLLPGRLPAGWSHCVVALGVSSERRSTGRGLSYNFTHLDGYLDLLRENQLLPGFELMGSASGHFTDFEDKQQVFEWKDLVSSLARRYIGRYGLAHVSKWNFETWNEPDHHDFDNVSMTMQGFLNYYDACSEGLRAASPALRLGGPGDSFHTSPRSPLSWGLLRHCHDGTNFFTGEAGVRLDYISLHRKGARSSISILEQEKVVAQQIRQLFPKFADTPIYNDEADPLVGWSLPQPWRADVTYAAMVVKVIAQHQNLLLANTTSAFPYALLSNDNAFLSYHPHPFAQRTLTARFQVNNTRPPHVQLLRKPVLTAMGLLALLDEEQLWAEVSQAGTVLDSNHTVGVLASAHRPQGPADAWRAAVLIYASDDTRAHPNRSVAVTLRLRGVPPGPGLVYVTRYLDNGLCSPDGEWRRLGRPVFPTAEQFRRMRAAEDPVAAAPRPLPAGGRLTLRPALRLPSLLLVHVCARPEKAPGQVTRLRALPLTQGQLVLVWSDEHVGSKCLWTYEIQFSQDGKAYTPISRKPSTFNLFVFSPDTGAVSGSYRVRALDYWARPGPFSDPVPYLEVPVPYLEVPVPRGPPSPGNP, encoded by the exons GCCCACCAGCTGCCTCCCTGCTGCCTGATTGTCATGAGCGCATTCCTGTTCCAGAGCCTTTGCACTGGCGATGCCATCTGCTGCCTGGACGTCTTCCTGCTGGCTGGTCCCATTGCGTGGTAGCCTTAGGTGTCTCCTCAGAGAG GAGGTCCACTGGACGGGGCCTGAGCTACAACTTCACCCACCTGGACGGGTACCTGGACCTTCTCAGGGAGAACCAGCTCCTCCCAG GGTTTGAGCTGATGGGCAGCGCCTCGGGCCACTTCACTGACTTTGAGGACAAGCAGCAGGTGTTTGAGTGGAAGGACTTGGTCTCCAGCCTGGCCAGGAGATACATCG GTAGGTACGGACTGGCGCATGTTTCCAAGTGGAACTTCGAGACGTGGAACGAGCCAGACCACCACGACTTTGACAACGTCTCCATGACCATGCAAG GCTTCCTGAACTACTACGATGCCTGCTCGGAGGGTCTGCGCGCCGCCAGCCCCGCCCTGCGGCTGGGAGGCCCCGGCGACTCCTTCCACACCTCACCGCGATCCCCGCTGAGCTGGGGCCTCCTGCGCCACTGCCACGACGGTACCAACTTCTTCACTGGGGAGGCGGGCGTGCGGCTGGACTACATCTCCCTCCACAGGAAG GGTGCGCGCAGCTCCATCTCCATCCTGGAGCAGGAGAAGGTCGTCGCGCAGCAGATCCGGCAGCTCTTCCCCAAGTTCGCGGACACCCCCATTTACAACGACGAGGCGGACCCGCTGGTGGGCTGGTCCCTGCCACAGCCGTGGAGGGCCGACGTGACCTACGCGGCCATGGTGGTGAAG GTCATCGCGCAGCATCAGAACCTGCTACTGGCCAACACCACCTCCGCCTTCCCCTACGCGCTCCTGAGCAACGACAATGCCTTCCTGAGCTACCACCCGCACCCCTTCGCGCAGCGCACGCTCACCGCGCGCTTCCAGGTCAACAACACCCGCCCGCCGCACGTGCAGCTGTTGCGCAAGCCGGTGCTCACCGCCATGGGGCTGCTGGCGCTGCTGG ATGAGGAGCAGCTCTGGGCCGAAGTGTCGCAGGCCGGGACGGTCCTGGACAGCAACCACACGGTGGGCGTCCTGGCCAGCGCCCACCGCCCCCAGGGCCCGGCCGACGCCTGGCGCGCCGCGGTGCTGATCTACGCGAGCGACGACACCCGCGCCCACCCCAACCGCAGCGTCGCGGTGACCCTGCGGCTGCGCGGGGTGCCCCCCGGCCCGG GCCTGGTCTACGTCACGCGCTACCTGGACAACGGGCTCTGCAGCCCCGACGGCGAGTGGCGGCGCCTGGGCCGGCCCGTCTTCCCCACGGCAGAGCAGTTCCGGCGCATGCGCGCGGCTGAG GACCCGGTGGCCGCGGCGCCGCGCCCCTTACCCGCCGGCGGCCGCCTGACCCTGCGCCCCGCGCTGCGGCTGCCGTCGCTTTTGCTGGTGCACGTGTGTGCGCGCCCCGAGAAGGCGCCCGGGCAG GTCACGCGGCTCCGCGCCCTGCCCCTGACCCAAGGGCAGCTGGTTCTGGTCTGGTCGGATGAACACGTGGGCTCCAA GTGCCTGTGGACATACGAGATCCAGTTCTCTCAGGACGGTAAGGCGTACACCCCGATCAGCAGGAAGCCATCGACCTTCAACCTCTTTGTGTTCAGCCCAG ACACAGGTGCTGTCTCTGGCTCCTACCGAGTTCGAGCCCTGGACTACTGGGCCCGACCAGGCCCCTTCTCGGACCCTGTGCCGTACCTGGAGGTCCCTGTGCCGTACCTGGAGGTCCCTGTGCCAAGAGGGCCCCCATCCCCGGGCAATCCATGA
- the LOC461056 gene encoding alpha-L-iduronidase isoform X4, which translates to MGSASGHFTDFEDKQQVFEWKDLVSSLARRYIGRYGLAHVSKWNFETWNEPDHHDFDNVSMTMQGFLNYYDACSEGLRAASPALRLGGPGDSFHTSPRSPLSWGLLRHCHDGTNFFTGEAGVRLDYISLHRKGARSSISILEQEKVVAQQIRQLFPKFADTPIYNDEADPLVGWSLPQPWRADVTYAAMVVKVIAQHQNLLLANTTSAFPYALLSNDNAFLSYHPHPFAQRTLTARFQVNNTRPPHVQLLRKPVLTAMGLLALLDEEQLWAEVSQAGTVLDSNHTVGVLASAHRPQGPADAWRAAVLIYASDDTRAHPNRSVAVTLRLRGVPPGPGLVYVTRYLDNGLCSPDGEWRRLGRPVFPTAEQFRRMRAAEDPVAAAPRPLPAGGRLTLRPALRLPSLLLVHVCARPEKAPGQVTRLRALPLTQGQLVLVWSDEHVGSKCLWTYEIQFSQDGKAYTPISRKPSTFNLFVFSPDTGAVSGSYRVRALDYWARPGPFSDPVPYLEVPVPYLEVPVPRGPPSPGNP; encoded by the exons ATGGGCAGCGCCTCGGGCCACTTCACTGACTTTGAGGACAAGCAGCAGGTGTTTGAGTGGAAGGACTTGGTCTCCAGCCTGGCCAGGAGATACATCG GTAGGTACGGACTGGCGCATGTTTCCAAGTGGAACTTCGAGACGTGGAACGAGCCAGACCACCACGACTTTGACAACGTCTCCATGACCATGCAAG GCTTCCTGAACTACTACGATGCCTGCTCGGAGGGTCTGCGCGCCGCCAGCCCCGCCCTGCGGCTGGGAGGCCCCGGCGACTCCTTCCACACCTCACCGCGATCCCCGCTGAGCTGGGGCCTCCTGCGCCACTGCCACGACGGTACCAACTTCTTCACTGGGGAGGCGGGCGTGCGGCTGGACTACATCTCCCTCCACAGGAAG GGTGCGCGCAGCTCCATCTCCATCCTGGAGCAGGAGAAGGTCGTCGCGCAGCAGATCCGGCAGCTCTTCCCCAAGTTCGCGGACACCCCCATTTACAACGACGAGGCGGACCCGCTGGTGGGCTGGTCCCTGCCACAGCCGTGGAGGGCCGACGTGACCTACGCGGCCATGGTGGTGAAG GTCATCGCGCAGCATCAGAACCTGCTACTGGCCAACACCACCTCCGCCTTCCCCTACGCGCTCCTGAGCAACGACAATGCCTTCCTGAGCTACCACCCGCACCCCTTCGCGCAGCGCACGCTCACCGCGCGCTTCCAGGTCAACAACACCCGCCCGCCGCACGTGCAGCTGTTGCGCAAGCCGGTGCTCACCGCCATGGGGCTGCTGGCGCTGCTGG ATGAGGAGCAGCTCTGGGCCGAAGTGTCGCAGGCCGGGACGGTCCTGGACAGCAACCACACGGTGGGCGTCCTGGCCAGCGCCCACCGCCCCCAGGGCCCGGCCGACGCCTGGCGCGCCGCGGTGCTGATCTACGCGAGCGACGACACCCGCGCCCACCCCAACCGCAGCGTCGCGGTGACCCTGCGGCTGCGCGGGGTGCCCCCCGGCCCGG GCCTGGTCTACGTCACGCGCTACCTGGACAACGGGCTCTGCAGCCCCGACGGCGAGTGGCGGCGCCTGGGCCGGCCCGTCTTCCCCACGGCAGAGCAGTTCCGGCGCATGCGCGCGGCTGAG GACCCGGTGGCCGCGGCGCCGCGCCCCTTACCCGCCGGCGGCCGCCTGACCCTGCGCCCCGCGCTGCGGCTGCCGTCGCTTTTGCTGGTGCACGTGTGTGCGCGCCCCGAGAAGGCGCCCGGGCAG GTCACGCGGCTCCGCGCCCTGCCCCTGACCCAAGGGCAGCTGGTTCTGGTCTGGTCGGATGAACACGTGGGCTCCAA GTGCCTGTGGACATACGAGATCCAGTTCTCTCAGGACGGTAAGGCGTACACCCCGATCAGCAGGAAGCCATCGACCTTCAACCTCTTTGTGTTCAGCCCAG ACACAGGTGCTGTCTCTGGCTCCTACCGAGTTCGAGCCCTGGACTACTGGGCCCGACCAGGCCCCTTCTCGGACCCTGTGCCGTACCTGGAGGTCCCTGTGCCGTACCTGGAGGTCCCTGTGCCAAGAGGGCCCCCATCCCCGGGCAATCCATGA
- the LOC461056 gene encoding alpha-L-iduronidase isoform X3, whose amino-acid sequence MPSAAWTSSCWLVPLRGSLRRSTGRGLSYNFTHLDGYLDLLRENQLLPGFELMGSASGHFTDFEDKQQVFEWKDLVSSLARRYIGRYGLAHVSKWNFETWNEPDHHDFDNVSMTMQGFLNYYDACSEGLRAASPALRLGGPGDSFHTSPRSPLSWGLLRHCHDGTNFFTGEAGVRLDYISLHRKGARSSISILEQEKVVAQQIRQLFPKFADTPIYNDEADPLVGWSLPQPWRADVTYAAMVVKVIAQHQNLLLANTTSAFPYALLSNDNAFLSYHPHPFAQRTLTARFQVNNTRPPHVQLLRKPVLTAMGLLALLDEEQLWAEVSQAGTVLDSNHTVGVLASAHRPQGPADAWRAAVLIYASDDTRAHPNRSVAVTLRLRGVPPGPGLVYVTRYLDNGLCSPDGEWRRLGRPVFPTAEQFRRMRAAEDPVAAAPRPLPAGGRLTLRPALRLPSLLLVHVCARPEKAPGQVTRLRALPLTQGQLVLVWSDEHVGSKCLWTYEIQFSQDGKAYTPISRKPSTFNLFVFSPDTGAVSGSYRVRALDYWARPGPFSDPVPYLEVPVPYLEVPVPRGPPSPGNP is encoded by the exons ATGCCATCTGCTGCCTGGACGTCTTCCTGCTGGCTGGTCCCATTGCGTGGTAGCCTTAG GAGGTCCACTGGACGGGGCCTGAGCTACAACTTCACCCACCTGGACGGGTACCTGGACCTTCTCAGGGAGAACCAGCTCCTCCCAG GGTTTGAGCTGATGGGCAGCGCCTCGGGCCACTTCACTGACTTTGAGGACAAGCAGCAGGTGTTTGAGTGGAAGGACTTGGTCTCCAGCCTGGCCAGGAGATACATCG GTAGGTACGGACTGGCGCATGTTTCCAAGTGGAACTTCGAGACGTGGAACGAGCCAGACCACCACGACTTTGACAACGTCTCCATGACCATGCAAG GCTTCCTGAACTACTACGATGCCTGCTCGGAGGGTCTGCGCGCCGCCAGCCCCGCCCTGCGGCTGGGAGGCCCCGGCGACTCCTTCCACACCTCACCGCGATCCCCGCTGAGCTGGGGCCTCCTGCGCCACTGCCACGACGGTACCAACTTCTTCACTGGGGAGGCGGGCGTGCGGCTGGACTACATCTCCCTCCACAGGAAG GGTGCGCGCAGCTCCATCTCCATCCTGGAGCAGGAGAAGGTCGTCGCGCAGCAGATCCGGCAGCTCTTCCCCAAGTTCGCGGACACCCCCATTTACAACGACGAGGCGGACCCGCTGGTGGGCTGGTCCCTGCCACAGCCGTGGAGGGCCGACGTGACCTACGCGGCCATGGTGGTGAAG GTCATCGCGCAGCATCAGAACCTGCTACTGGCCAACACCACCTCCGCCTTCCCCTACGCGCTCCTGAGCAACGACAATGCCTTCCTGAGCTACCACCCGCACCCCTTCGCGCAGCGCACGCTCACCGCGCGCTTCCAGGTCAACAACACCCGCCCGCCGCACGTGCAGCTGTTGCGCAAGCCGGTGCTCACCGCCATGGGGCTGCTGGCGCTGCTGG ATGAGGAGCAGCTCTGGGCCGAAGTGTCGCAGGCCGGGACGGTCCTGGACAGCAACCACACGGTGGGCGTCCTGGCCAGCGCCCACCGCCCCCAGGGCCCGGCCGACGCCTGGCGCGCCGCGGTGCTGATCTACGCGAGCGACGACACCCGCGCCCACCCCAACCGCAGCGTCGCGGTGACCCTGCGGCTGCGCGGGGTGCCCCCCGGCCCGG GCCTGGTCTACGTCACGCGCTACCTGGACAACGGGCTCTGCAGCCCCGACGGCGAGTGGCGGCGCCTGGGCCGGCCCGTCTTCCCCACGGCAGAGCAGTTCCGGCGCATGCGCGCGGCTGAG GACCCGGTGGCCGCGGCGCCGCGCCCCTTACCCGCCGGCGGCCGCCTGACCCTGCGCCCCGCGCTGCGGCTGCCGTCGCTTTTGCTGGTGCACGTGTGTGCGCGCCCCGAGAAGGCGCCCGGGCAG GTCACGCGGCTCCGCGCCCTGCCCCTGACCCAAGGGCAGCTGGTTCTGGTCTGGTCGGATGAACACGTGGGCTCCAA GTGCCTGTGGACATACGAGATCCAGTTCTCTCAGGACGGTAAGGCGTACACCCCGATCAGCAGGAAGCCATCGACCTTCAACCTCTTTGTGTTCAGCCCAG ACACAGGTGCTGTCTCTGGCTCCTACCGAGTTCGAGCCCTGGACTACTGGGCCCGACCAGGCCCCTTCTCGGACCCTGTGCCGTACCTGGAGGTCCCTGTGCCGTACCTGGAGGTCCCTGTGCCAAGAGGGCCCCCATCCCCGGGCAATCCATGA